In Geminocystis sp. NIES-3709, a single genomic region encodes these proteins:
- a CDS encoding helix-turn-helix domain-containing protein, producing MRFVTRLAPETQQLLKTIEQKSKYYQVRHRAKSILLSYQGYKITQIMLILNISRNTIYNWLNNWEKNGLNGLYSLKGRGRKSTLNEQQELKVKEWIKSHPKTLKIVQEKIENEWEIKISKDTIKRLAKKKAWGGIG from the coding sequence ATGCGATTTGTTACCAGATTAGCTCCAGAAACACAACAGTTATTAAAGACTATTGAACAAAAAAGTAAATACTATCAAGTTAGACATCGAGCAAAATCGATTTTGTTAAGTTATCAAGGTTATAAAATTACTCAAATAATGTTAATATTAAATATTAGTAGAAATACAATTTATAATTGGCTTAATAATTGGGAAAAAAATGGTTTAAATGGATTATATAGCTTGAAGGGAAGAGGAAGAAAATCAACTTTAAATGAGCAACAAGAATTAAAAGTAAAAGAATGGATAAAATCTCATCCAAAAACCTTAAAGATAGTTCAAGAAAAAATAGAAAATGAGTGGGAGATAAAAATAAGTAAAGATACGATAAAAAGATTAGCCAAAAAAAAGGCATGGGGTGGTATCGGTTAA